From one Humulus lupulus chromosome 8, drHumLupu1.1, whole genome shotgun sequence genomic stretch:
- the LOC133798094 gene encoding probable pterin-4-alpha-carbinolamine dehydratase, chloroplastic, with translation MATAHLSFPLRLPHLSDTPCQCQPTGLFSVSTRSRLGLRLRAMGSDMLGDFGARDPFPAEVESRFGEKVLGQGDTEHKILIPNLNALSLAQQQCDPHISPLQPPMSEDEATKLLKKVIGWRLVKEEGNLKLQCLWKLRDYQCGIELINRIYKVVESTGHFPNLHLEQPSQIRAVLWTSSIGGLSMNDFIVAAKIDEIKTSDLVPRKRVWA, from the exons ATGGCCACTGCCCACCTCTCCTTCCCACTACGTCTCCCCCACCTATCCGATACCCCGTGTCAGTGCCAACCCACTGGATTGTTCTCCGTTTCTACTCGAAGCCGACTCGGCCTGAGACTTCGAGCTATGGGTAGTGACATGTTGGGAGATTTCGGGGCGAGAGACCCTTTCCCGGCGGAGGTGGAAAGTAGGTTTGGAGAGAAAGTTCTGGGCCAGGGTGACACCGAGCACAAAATCCTTATCCCCAATTTGAATGCTCTCTCTCTCGCTCAGCAACAGTGTGACCCCCATATCTCTCCTCTGCAGCCGCCCATGTCAGAGGATGAGGCTACGAAACTTCTGAAGAAG GTTATTGGTTGGAGACTTGTAAAGGAAGAAGGGAATCTCAAACTACAATGCTTGTGGAAGTTAAGAGACTATCAATGTGGTATTGAACTTATCAATAGAATATACAAAGTTGTAGAAAGTACTggccattttccaaatctccacTTGGAACAACCCAGTCAGATTAGAGCTGTACTATGGACATCTTCCATTG GAGGATTGAGCATGAATGATTTCATTGTAGCAGCCAAAATAGATGAGATAAAAACTTCAGATCTTGTCCCTAGAAAAAGAGTTTGGGCTTAA